The segment ATACTTTCTTCAACGCCATGGTGTTTGCTCTCCCTGTACGTCTTTGTAGCCCCCGAAAAAAGCCCGGGTTGCCGGACCCTTTCACACTAGAACACATACTCCGGAAGGACTACGTTAGGTAGCGTGCGCGTAGACATTGTGACTAAAGAGTTTCCACCCGAAATCTATGGCGGGGCCGGTGTGCATGTTGCCGAGCTAAGCCGCGTCTTGGCGAAGCACGTGGATCTGCAGGTGCGTGCCTTCGGCGCGCCCCGTGATGCGGACTTCCACGGTGCAACGGTGACGTCGTATTCCACACCGGATGATCTGGGGGCGGCCAATGCCGCTGTCCAGACCCTCGGGGTGGATTTGCGCATCGTGCCGGACATCGCCGGAGCGGACCTGGTCCATTCCCATACTTGGTACGCCAACATGGCCGGCCACCTGGCGTCGCTGTTGCATGGGATACCCCATGTGCTCAGCGCCCATAGCCTGGAGCCGTTGCGGCCGTGGAAAGCGGAGCAGCTAGGCGGTGGCTACGCGTTGTCCTCATGGGTTGAAAAGACCGCCTATGAGGCCGCCGCGGCTATCATCGCCGTCTCGGACGGCATGCGGAAGGACATCCTGCGCAGCTATCCGAACGTGGATCCCGCCAGGGTCCGGGTGGTCCACAACGGCATCGACGTCGACATGTGGCAGCCGGACGAGGGCGAAGACGCAATTCGTGCCGTCGGCATCGACCCCGCCAAGCCCAGTGTGGTCTTCGTTGGGCGTAACACCCGCCAGAAGGGCGTCCCTTACCTCCTGAAGGCTGCGGCCAGCTTGCCGGAAGATGTGCAGCTTGTGCTGTGCTTGGGAGCGGCGGACACCCCGGAACTCGCAGCGGAAACGGCCCGCCTCATCGAGGACCTGCAGGGCAAACGCCAAGGTGTCCTGGTCATCGAACGCATGCTTCCGAGGCATGAGCTCATCCAGGTCCTCAGCCATGCCACGGCCTTCGCTTGCCCGTCGATCTACGAGCCCCTCGGCATCGTCAACCTCGAGGCCATGGCATGTGGCGCAGCCGTCGTGGCAAGCGCCACTGGCGGCATCCCCGAAGTTGTTCAGCACGGCGAAACAGGACTGCTGGTGGAACTGGAGCAAGTCACGGACGGCACCGGCACTCCACTGGATCCCGAAAAGTTCGTCGCGGATTTCGCCGCCGCCCTCAACGAGGTTGTGTCCGATCCGGCGCGGGCCAAGGTCATGGGTGCCGCGGGCCGCGTCCGGGCGGAGGAACATTTCTCCTGGGAGTCGATCACCGAAACAACCCTCGAGGTCTATCGTTCGGTCCTCGCCCCCTGACCTTCCAACCTTAGTTCCCAAGTGACTCGCAGTAAGTGTCGTTTTGAGGGCTCATAACGACAACAAATGCGAGTGAGTTGGGACGGAACGACGGCGGCGCCGCACCCCCTCAGCGGGAGTGCGGCGCCGTCGTCGTTAAAGGATTCGGCAACTGTTCACCGGCCGGTCACGGCAGGATGCTAGCTGGATTTCCTCCCCTTCAACGCGAGGAGGCTCTTCTCCTCGGCGGGGGCGTTGCCGCTTGCCCGTTGCGCCCGGAAGTGGCCGCGGGCTCCGTCCTGGCGTTCCTTCTCGGCCCCCGAGGCGATGGCCGCCCGCAAGTGCTCCGGACCGTAGCCGAAGGAATCAACCAGGTCCAGGGCGTGGGGACGGATCTTGACGAGCAGCCTGTTGATGTAGGCCCCGACGGTGCGTCCGCGCTGCATGGAAAGGCGGCCGTTCATGAGGTACCAGGACAGGTGTTTCTCAATGAGGGAGAGGCCAAACAGGTCGCGAAGCCATGTCATGACTCGCAGGGTACCCGGGTCGCCGACCTTGCCGAGGGCTTCGGTGAACGCTTCCCATTGCAGGAGTTCGGCGTGGGCCTGGGCGGCTTCAATCAAATCGTCCTGATGCTGGTTGAACAGTGCGGCGCCCTGGTGCTGTGGAAGCTTGTTTGCACCCTTGAGCGCAGAACCCACCTCCGCCACCATGGACTGCACCCGGTCTGTCAGGAGCGTGCGTTGGCCTTCTTCGTCCCGCAGGGCGAGCGCGGCTTTCTGGACTGATCCCGTGTCCGCCACGAACTGCGCTACTTGCCGCAGGCCGGTGCGGTTGATGGCGACGTCCGCGGCCTGGGCGGCCACGAAGCGGGCGAGCACGCCAAAGTCGACGTTGCGGAACTCTTTGGCGTAGTCGGCCAGGAGGCGCTTGGCGACGAGCTGGAGAAGCACAGTGTTGTCACCTTCGAAAGTGGCATAGACGTCCAGGTCCGCGCGGAGCGA is part of the Arthrobacter ramosus genome and harbors:
- the glgA gene encoding glycogen synthase is translated as MRVDIVTKEFPPEIYGGAGVHVAELSRVLAKHVDLQVRAFGAPRDADFHGATVTSYSTPDDLGAANAAVQTLGVDLRIVPDIAGADLVHSHTWYANMAGHLASLLHGIPHVLSAHSLEPLRPWKAEQLGGGYALSSWVEKTAYEAAAAIIAVSDGMRKDILRSYPNVDPARVRVVHNGIDVDMWQPDEGEDAIRAVGIDPAKPSVVFVGRNTRQKGVPYLLKAAASLPEDVQLVLCLGAADTPELAAETARLIEDLQGKRQGVLVIERMLPRHELIQVLSHATAFACPSIYEPLGIVNLEAMACGAAVVASATGGIPEVVQHGETGLLVELEQVTDGTGTPLDPEKFVADFAAALNEVVSDPARAKVMGAAGRVRAEEHFSWESITETTLEVYRSVLAP